The Caldisericum exile AZM16c01 region TTATTCATATTTCCTCAACGATAATTTTTGAAGCGATACCTCTTCCAATCGCTAAATTTGTGCCTTTAACATTTACTTCAACAGGACCAACGAAAGTATTTCTATTTACCTTTATTACATCTCCTTTTAAAATTCCCATTTCTTGGAGGCGAATTATATACTGTGGCACATGAGATCGGTGTCCAGTAGTTACAAAATCAACAACCTTAACAATTTTATTTCCGTCAACTTCCGCAAGTGTCTTTCGCATAGTTCCTCCCAAAATTAGGATAACCTAACTTCAATTAAATTATAGTAGAAACTTGTTATTTTGCAAACATTTGAAATTTTTGAGGATTCCTATAAAATTTATTAAAAATACTTGCATTTTGTTTAAAATGTATTAAAATTTCTCTAAGGAGGCGAATATGAGAAAAAGAAGAGGTTTTACATTAGTCGAGTTAGCAATTGTCATTGCAATCCTTGGTATTCTTGCAATGTATGCAATTCCAAAGTACCAGGGAATGGTTGAAGAAGCAAGAACTGCACAGGCGAAGGCACAACTTGGCACGGTTAGGTCTGCTCTTGCAATTTACTATGCAAAATATAGTGGAAAATTTCCATCATCTCTTGATGGAAC contains the following coding sequences:
- a CDS encoding FeoA family protein, whose product is MRKTLAEVDGNKIVKVVDFVTTGHRSHVPQYIIRLQEMGILKGDVIKVNRNTFVGPVEVNVKGTNLAIGRGIASKIIVEEI